AAAGCGATGGAGGACAAGGTCCATAACAGCACTGGCAAACTACAAGCTGAGCAGGACAAAGTCACAACAGTAACAGAGAAGCTTATCGAGGAGAGCAAGAAAGCCCTAAGGTCGAATGCTGAGCTTGAGGAGAAAATGTGTGGCGCCACCAAGGACAGGGATGAACTCAAGGCCAAGCTCCAAGCCGAGGAGGAAAAGAGCAATGACCTGCAGTCCAAAGTTACCATGATGAAGAAGAGGTTGCAGTCACTGGAAGCTGCAGAGAGGGAATTCCTGAGGAACAAAGCCAAAGAGGAAAACATCAAGGCGCCCATCGCCAACCGCTCCCAACAAGAGGACTACAAAGTCAAAGACCTTACACAGGAAGTTGAGCGCCTGAGGCGAAAACTTAAAGATATGAAGGTTGTCGAAGACGACTTGTTGAAGACTGAGGATGAGTTTGAGTCAATGGAGAAGAGATACTCCAGGGAACAAGAGCGAGCAACGGCCTTGATGGAGGAGTTGGAAATATCCAGGAACGAGCTCTTAAAGTACCAACTGGCAGAGAAGCAAGAGTCCAACCAGGAGCACATCCTCTACAAGCGTCTGAAAGAGGAAGAGGCCAAGTCCAGTCATCTGACCCGAGAGGTGGCAGCCCTAAAAGAGAAGATCCATGAATATATGGGCACAGAGGAAAACATCTGTCGCATGAAAAACGACCACTCCACCTTGCAAAGAAAACTGACTCTGCAAGAGGTGAAAAATAAAGAACTGGCCAGAGAGATGGAGACCCTCAATCGGGAGCTGGAGCGATACCGTCGCTTCAGCAAAAGTCTCCGCCCAGGCATGAACGGCAGACGTTTCTCAGACTTACAGGTGTGCACCAAGGAGGTACAGACAGATCCAGCAGACCACCTTCGACCCAACTACAAGAGCATCGCCCCACTGGAGCGGGCCGTGGTGAACGGAAAACTGTACGAAGAGAGTGACTCTGAGGACGATCCAAACTACAACAATGAGCTGCCCCTCGCCCAATGTAACCCCTCCCTCTTCAACAATGTCAACaacctcaacaacaacatcagGAGAGTCCCCTTTCTCAAAACCAAAGAAAGCCACAACCCAGTCAATGGGAAAGTGCAGGTTCCCAGACAGAATGGGAACCATGTGCAGCAAGGAGACGTGTTTCTGACACACAGCCCCGGGCAACCACTGCACATCAAGGTAACCCCAGACCACGGGCATAACATGGCCATGCTAGAAATCACCAGCCCCACCGCAGAAAACACCCAGTCATACACAAGCACTGCAGTCATCCCCACAAGCGGAGGTCCACCCAAACAAAGAATCACCATAATTCAGAACGCATCCATCTCCCCGACTACCAGAAACAAAGGTCAAAGGTCCCCCTCSTCAGATGGTTCCCCCTGCACTCCTGATCGAGCCATATCTCCCTTCACCATGGCCACCTACTCTAGAGCGATGACCCCAGACTCCTCTGGGTCGGTCACTCCAGACAGGGCTATGTCACCCATCCAGATCGTGTCGGTCACAACAGGCACTCCTGACCGGTCCCTGTCCACGGAGCCAGTAGAGGTCATGGGAGGMCATGCAGTCTTCAGGGTGACACCAGAGAGGCAGAGCAGCTGGCAGGTTCAGAGGTCCAACAGCTCCGGCCCCAACGTCATCACCACAGAGGACAACAAAATCCACATTCACTTAGGGAGCCCCTTTATTCAGAGCTTAAACACTACACCCCAGCCTGTGAGCCCATGCTACTCACCTGGGCAGGAGCAGAGAACTCCTGTGTTATCCAATGGTACCCCTGTCAAAGGCAACAGCAAAATCACAAGTAGCATCACTATAAAGCCAACATCTAAAAGGCCTTCACAAATTACAGTAAGTAATGCCTATGATTGACTGATTCCCCATCCCAAGAGACCTCACCCCATTAGTAAACCCTAGTTTGTCCCCACCCATTACCACCACCTATCCCAACCCAACCTCCTCAATCCCTAGTCATCCGATCTTGATCCATCCACCTCCATTTTTCTGTATGAAGAGAGGCCGACCTAACCACTTCTCTGTTTGTGTTtggggtttgtttgtttgtttggttctGTTTGGAAAGATTTTGCATGCATGAATTGTcattcaaatacaaaacaaaacaataacccTTTGAAGGCACTTGTAGTAAGAAACTTTTACTGAACACCGGGGTAACTTTACTGTATATGCTATTTGGTAAATATACCATGTACTAAGACTATTCACTGATGGACCGTTTCAATTGTGTTTAAACTTCATATTACACAACTTGCATTTTGTTTAAGCTGATTTATTTTCTAAATATTAAAGTGTGCAAAAGTTATGTTTTAGTTTGTCATCCATGCTTGCAATTTCATTTACTCATCAGAAGTGGAAACCCTGCATGCGGAATGATGAAAATGAGGAATATATTTCaaggttaaaatatatatttaaatgtttttatttatgcaTGTTTTCTAACTtcttttttatattgtatttgttCATTGTGATCTAATTTTCACTGCTCAAGTGCTACCTTAACCATTTGAAAAATATCAACCTCTGATAGAAGTCCATTGTCCTTCAACCatcaagacacacacatacaatgaaTAGGACATTTTAGAGCCACTTAATTTATGTTTTTTACTAGCAGGACTCTCAGAAGAACTCTTGTGTGAACATCCAGAATTTATTAGAAAACGGAAAAAAAGGCCAGGGAATTCTGACATGTGTTTTCTTGGCTGAGTTAAATTCATAGGCTGGTGATGTCATAGTTTCTCCTTCTATCCCAAACACAAAAACCCAGTTACCAAGAGCAAAGACTAGCATGAGTGAATTTGAAGTTCCTCTTTAATGATACCATGGAAAGTACATGTGAGTCAGCTTGGACGAACAAGAGATGCTTTAACTATTGAGGGTCTTCTCCAAGTGGATGTTTCCTTTGCTGCAACTCTCTGCATCAATTTGAATCAATATTCTTTACGTTCATCATAGTGTTGTTGATTCTTTTGCAAATACATACAGTTGTTTTAAATGGCTTTAATGGCAAATGATCATGCAACCTACACAACAATGCAAATAGATTGCAGTATAGGAATGAAGAAAAACCACACTCATCACTCAAAGCACTGGCTTATCATGAAGAGACTTCTGAGTGACATTGGTAATATAAAGCTCACCTGAATGAAGCATAAATGTGTCAGATCCATTCACGCATGTGAAAATGCACACCCAATCCAAATACCCTCTGAGTCAGTATCACTATAAAGAGGTGTCTATATCAAGCTTTAAATCGATTCAGGCTGGGAGCATTGACGTTTGGAAACAGGATCKCAATCTCTCAATGCCCAAGAATAATTTGCAGGCTAAACAAGATGCTATTCATTCAAGGGATCAGAGCAGCTGTGTCCTTAAATATCCTCCATGTCATTATCTATCTGATCGTACTTATTCACATCTAGTGAGGTCATTGTTTGAGCCAGGCAGATCATATGTTCTGATGTAAAAATAACATCACAGTCCATATCGAATGAGAGCAAAGTGCAAGTAGTATGGATGATGGCTTCATAGTCTGACACACCCTTTCCTTTTTTATATCTCACTTGACGCATGACCTTTGGCATGTCAGCTAAATCTAAGGTCTATGTAAGCTATACAATCACACAGCACCATCATCCACTGTGCTGTTtttcaatacagaaagtacagtAGCCAATCAGAGGCGAGACTAATCTTCAGTGTACATCACAGgctaacctaatgtagcaggcgtaaaaagACGRCTGAGCGYAGTTCCCACATCCGTTATTCAGGGGAAACAGAAGTTAGGTTGAAAATAttgtatccctgaaaaccggatgtAAGCGGTTTCTGGCGACCCTGCATAGGCTAATCCCAGGCTAGTTTAGGAGTTGATGGGATTCACGTGTAGTTTACAATAACGGTCATCATCACAATGGTATCCAAAKACCTTGACCGATAGGCCCaatgaacaaggagaggcaaatAAACGGACAGGGCAGGGCCCATTTCAAACAAAGGCCTCATATTGTGAATGAAAGAGCATCCTGAGACCCAGCAGTGTGCTGTGAAATAGTGTCTCGCACCACAATCCAAGCACCAAACAAATCCTGTGTTTTGTTGCCATGGAGACAACCGTGCATCTTTGCCAGAATTGCAGAACGCAGGCCGGCCTAGTGAACTGCAGGCTGGTCTGTCCGTGGCAGAGGAAGTGCTTACTCTAGTACTCCTGTTGCATGCCTCCAAAGGGAGGAGGCTTATAATTAAAGGTCATTCTGTGTAAAATCAACATGCCCCCCTGACATGACCCACACAGATTTTCTGGTCCATTAACCTCATTttcaaaacacatttcaaatMTATGTCCTGCATGGATTTAAGGACATGGTTCATTGCACGTTTCAGAATTAATTTTCTAAACCATAAAACCCTTATACACACTCACTTACAGTTGGTCTTTAACAGCATTTAACCACTCACTCCTTGGACTGGGTAGATTCACTCAATAGCTTTCGGCATGAAACTGGAGTGTCTCACAAGAGCTCTCtctcagagaaagaaagagtgatgaAATAAGCTGCAACGTTTAAACCTACAGTATAATAACCTATATTGCGCAACAGGTCTGGGAGAATGCCTTAATGTGCATGAMGAACCGCCTccccaatgacaccctattccctatatacacaatacttttgaccagggccaataggaatagggtgccatttgggccgcaTTCATCATCATCTATTCCCCTTCTTGTCTTTCTTTGCTCTAAGCGCTCTCATCATCATCTCTCTAGTCTCAACATGCAGTTACATTAAagccagaggagaaagagagagagaggttttaaactgagcagagagagagagaggtttaaactgagcagagagagaggagggttaaaCTGAGCAGACAGAGGGATCAGAGAGGGGTTTAAACTGAGTAGAGAGAGTGGGGTTTAAactgagcagagagaaagagaacgagagagaggtagagagggatttaaactgagtagagagagagagagagtgggtttaaactgagcagagagagagtggggtttaaactgagtagagagagagagagaggtttaaactgagcagagagagagagaggtttaaactgagcagagagagaggagggtttaaACTGAGCAGACAGAGGATCAGAGAGGGGTTTAAACTGAGTAGAGAGAGTGGGGTTTAAACTGAGCAGAggaaagagaacgagaggaggtagagagggattaaactgagtagagagagagagtgggttaaactgagcagagagagaggggttaacgagtagagagagagagagagtttaactgagcagagaggagaggggggtctaAACTGAGcagagataaagaggagagagagagagggagagggattaaaactgagtagaaagagagagtaggCTTAAACTGAGCCGAGAGAGTGGTTTTAAactgagcagagagaagagttggGGTTTAaaactgagcagagagagagagtggggtttaaattgagcagagagagaggtttaaactgagcagagagagagaggtttaaactgagcagagagagagagcgggggttaaactaagcagagagagagaggagtttaaAACTGGGCAATAACTGGGTTTAAACTGAGCAAAGATAGGGGAGGGGGGTTTAGACTGAGCAGAGAGGGTTTAGGctgagcagagagcagaggggggtttAAACTAAACGCAGAGCGATGACAAACATGAAGAGCTCCTACGGTGACATCACCTTCTGCAGAGCTGAGACGGAGCGCTAGGAGCATTAGATGACATTTTAAGCTGATTGTGCAGTAAACAATGCAGTGATGCAAACCCCATGGGAGACATTTCCTGTGACTGTTTTGGCAGTTGGTGCTAAAACACGATCCAATACCTGTCTCCAAACATTTtcccttcccactctctcttatAAGCCTTCTTTGGGAGCAAAACAATTACTTGTGTGTGAATAGCTCTATAAACTCCAAAGACAGTTTCAGAAAGGGAATCGTGGATTTCTTTAGTTCCATTCTTTACAGCGGTCGGATGTGTTGAAAAAATGGTCAAAGCTTTACTTAAAGAGTAATGTTTTATTAGTCTACTTGTTATACTGCCCCGCATACATGAGCCTGTACATGTCTTAATAAGCATGTAATGAATTATTTTGTGATGTGGTTTCTCAAAAATTGCTAGGTATTTGCTACTGTATGCCAAAAAACATGATTTGGCACCATCTTGTGGTCAGTTTGATAAACAACCTACAGTTATATATCGTAAGGATATTgatcctctttttctctccatctatctcagATCCCCTTGGAAGCATTCCGACGCCCAGGCCCAACCAGGATCCCCAAACCTAAAGCCTACAGTACAAAAGGAACAAACAGTGTGGTCAATCCAGGGCAGAGCAATAAAGACAGCCCCAGACAGCGCTCTCCTCAGAGAAGGCACTGCAGGGTACTCAGAGTGCAGCCAACAACCTAAATATGGTCAATGGCCCCACTAGAATATAAACGTCACACCCTTGGATGTATCATCACATTATGATCTCAATTATAATGTATTCCTGTTGCTACAAAGACTTCTGCTTTTGTGTGCCTCCGTATTGATAATGAAAACACCAAAATAGGAAGATTAGTAGGCCTAGGTTAACTAGCATATGTGTTTACAAAAGAAAATTCACTGATCTTTCTGTGTAAgcagcaggggcgcaacttttactggggatggggggacatgtccccgttttataattggaatgtgatacaaaacgaggcaacggtgtactttaggaccatgcggacgcctcggAGTGGTTGGgtaggaaaaataaaataaaaatatatatattatgtcccCCCacctctaaaaccaaagttgcacccctggtgAGCAGTAATTGCAGTAATTGATCaattatgatatatatatatacatatatatgtatatatatataggctactgttaTTGCTAATACCATTACAATATGAATGTGTATTATCCCCTTGAAACATGAACTGTATTTCTATTTTAATGTGGTAGACCTACTCTAATTTACATCCACTACGTAATTAGTCTAATTCTATGAGTGGCAAAAAAAGGAATGTTATTAACAGTTTCAATAATGTACGTGTGTATTATTGGTATTTTATGTTGAATGCGACCTCCTCAGTGATGATCTCTAAAATGTAATGATCAGCCTATTATTTGGTTATcaataaatattgtttttatacctacatatacatatacaaattgacattttattttaaatataagaAACCCAGCTTGCTCTGCCTGAAATatgggacattaaaaaaaaaatcccaatctGGTGGGAATATGAATTGTGCAAGCTAAtaatagttttttaaaaatgGGTAATTCTCACAGTATTCCATCACAGAATTTCACCACTGTGTAAATGCAGGCCTACCTGTATATCAGAGGCTCTCGTCATGGTTCAACTCAAAATGACATCCTCCAATTGCAAAGCACACACCTGTTTCAACGATGACCAATCATGTTGATGGGTCAGTCAGGTGATCAGAAAACCACACCTCCGTGGGTCATTCTTGGCGGGAGATGCAGATTATCTGTGAAGTTTTCTTAGCAGTAGCCTCCAACCTGTTATATGAGGTACTCCAAATTCATGCCCGGGTGAGACAGATGGGTATCCAGATAGGTTTTGATTTGGTCCCAGCCCATGTGGTGGTGGAAGGGAATGAGGAAGTAGATGTGCTGGCTAAACAGGCCcttaggagagaggaggtggatgtGGAGATGCCGATTAGCAAGGAAGAGGCWTAMGGGAGTAATWAGGACAGtcgtggtgcagagatggcaggagcagtggaacaGCAACACTAAGGGCAGGCATCTATTCCAAGTACAGAGGAAAGTTGGGGAGGGGAGGACGGCAGGAAGAGAGAAGNNNNNNNNNNNNNNNNNNNNNNNNNNNNNNNNNNNNNNNNNNNNNNNNNNNNNNNNNNNNNNNNNNNNNNNNNNNNNNNNNNNNNNNNNNNNNNNNNNNNNNNNNNNNNNNNNNNNNNNNNNNNNNNNNNNNNNNNNNNNNNNNNNNNNNNNNNNNNNNNNNNNNNNNNNNNNNNNNNNNNNNNNNNNNNNNNNNNNNNNNNNNNNNNNNNNNNNNNNNNNNNNNNNNNNNNNNNNNNNNNNNNNNNNNNNNNNNNNNNNNNNNNNNNNNNNNNNNNNNNNNNNNNNNNNNNNNNNNNNNNNNNNNNNNNNNNNNNNNNNNNNNNNNNNNNNNNNNNNNNNNNNNNNNNNNNNNNNNNNNNNNNNNNNNNNNNNNNNNNNNNNNNNNNNNNNNNNNNNNNNNNNNNNNNNNNNNNNNNNNNNNNNNNNNNNNNNNNNNNNNNNNNNNNNNNNNNNNNNNNNNNNNNNNNNNNNNNNNNNNNNNNNNNNNNNNNNNNNNNNNNNNNNNNNNNNNNNNNNNNNNNNNNNNNNNNNNNNNNNNNNNNNNNNNNNNNNNNNNNNNNNNNNNNNNNNNNNNNNNNNNNNNNNNNNNNNNNNNNNNNNNNNNNNNNNNNNNNNNNNNNNNNNNNNNNNNNNNNNNNNNNNNNNNNNNNNNNNNNNNNNNNNNNNNNNNNNNNNNNNNNNNNNNNNNNNNNNNNNNNNNNNNNNNNNNNNNNNNNNNNNNNNNNNNNNNNNNNNNNNNNNNNNNNNNNNNNNNNNNNNNNNNNNNNNNNNNNNNNNNNNNNNNNNNNNNNNNNNNNNNNNNNNNNNNNNNNNNNNNNNNNNNNNNNNNNNNNNNNNNNNNNNNNNNNNNNNNNNNNNNNNNNNNNNNNNNNNNNNNNNNNNNNNNNNNNNNNNNNNNNNNNNNNNNNNNNNNNNNNNNNNNNNNNNNNNNNNNNNNNNNNNNNNNNNNNNNNNNNNNNNNNNNNNNNNNNNNNNNNNNNNNNNNNNNNNNNNNNNNNNNNNNNNNNNNNNNNNNNNNNNNNNNNNNNNNNNNNNNNNNNNNNNNNNNNNNNNNNNNNNNNNNNNNNNNNNNNNNNNNNNNNNNNNNNNNNNNNNNNNNNNNNNNNNNNNNNNNNNNNNNNNNNNNNNNNNNNNNNNNNNNNNNNNNNNNNNNNNNNNNNNNNNNNNNNNNNNNNNNNNNNNNNNNNNNNNNNNNNNNNNNNNNNNNNNNNNNNNNNNNNNNNNNNNNNNNNNNNNNNNNNNNNNNNNNNNNNNNNNNNNNNNNNNNNNNNNNNNNNNNNNNNNNNNNNNNNNNNNNNNNNNNNNNNNNNNNNNNNNNNNNNNNNNNNNNNNNNNNNNNNNNNNNNNNNNNNNNNNNNNNNNNNNNNNNNNNNNNNNNNNNNNNNNNNNNNNNNNNNNNNNNNNNNNNNNNNNNNNNNNNNNNNNNNNNNNNNNNNNNNNNNNNNNNNNNNNNNNNNNNNNNNNNNNNNNNNNNNNNNNNNNNNNNNNNNNNNNNNNNNNNNNNNNNNNNNNNNNNNNNNNNNNNNNNNNNNNNNNNNNNNNNNNNNNNNNNNNNNNNNNNNNNNNNNNNNNNNNNNNNNNNNNNNNNNNNNNNNNNNNNNNNNNNNNNNNNNNNNNNNNNNNNNNNNNNNNNNNNNNNNNNNNNNNNNNNNNNNNNNNNNNNNNNNNNNNNNNNNNNNNNNNNNNNNNNNNNNNNNNNNNNNNNNNNNNNNNNNNNNNNNNNNNNNNNNNNNNNNNNNNNNNNNNNNNNNNNNNNNNNNNNNNNNNNNNNNNNNNNNNNNNNNNNNNNNNNNNNNNNNNNNNNNNNNNNNNNNNNNNNNNNNNNNNNNNNNNNNNNNNNNNNNNNNNNNNNNNNNNNNNNNNNNNNNNNNNNNNNNNNNNNNNNNNNNNNNNNNNNNNNNNNNNNNNNNNNNNNNNNNNNNNNNNNNNNNNNNNNNNNNNNNNNNNNNNNNNNNNNNNNNNNNNNNNNNNNNNNNNNNNNNNNNNNNNNNNNNNNNNNNNNNNNNNNNNNNNNNNNNNNNNNNNNNNNNNNNNNNNNNNNNNNNNNNNNNNNNNNNNNNNNNNNNNNNNNNNNNNNNNNNNNNNNNNNNNNNNNNNNNNNNNNNNNNNNNNNNNNNNNNNNNNNNNNNNNNNNNNNNNNNNNNNNNNNNNNNNNNNNNNNNNNNNNNNNNNNNNNNNNNNNNNNNNNNNNNNNNNNNNNNNNNNNNNNNNNNNNNNNNNNNNNNNNNNNNNNNNNNNNNNNNNNNNNNNNNNNNNNNNNNNNNNNNNNNNNNNNNNNNNNNNNNNNNNNNNNNNNNNNNNNNNNNNNNNNNNNNNNNNNNNNNNNNNNNNNNNNNNNNNNNNNNNNNNNNNNNNNNNNNNNNNNNNNNNNNNNNNNNNN
This region of Salvelinus sp. IW2-2015 unplaced genomic scaffold, ASM291031v2 Un_scaffold4223, whole genome shotgun sequence genomic DNA includes:
- the LOC112077040 gene encoding LOW QUALITY PROTEIN: filamin A-interacting protein 1-like (The sequence of the model RefSeq protein was modified relative to this genomic sequence to represent the inferred CDS: inserted 1 base in 1 codon; deleted 2 bases in 1 codon), translated to AMEDKVHNSTGKLQAEQDKVTTVTEKLIEESKKALRSNAELEEKMCGATKDRDELKAKLQAEEEKSNDLQSKVTMMKKRLQSLEAAEREFLRNKAKEENIKAPIANRSQQEDYKVKDLTQEVERLRRKLKDMKVVEDDLLKTEDEFESMEKRYSREQERATALMEELEISRNELLKYQLAEKQESNQEHILYKRLKEEEAKSSHLTREVAALKEKIHEYMGTEENICRMKNDHSTLQRKLTLQEVKNKELAREMETLNRELERYRRFSKSLRPGMNGRRFSDLQVCTKEVQTDPADHLRPNYKSIAPLERAVVNGKLYEESDSEDDPNYNNELPLAQCNPSLFNNVNNLNNNIRRVPFLKTKESHNPVNGKVQVPRQNGNHVQQGDVFLTHSPGQPLHIKVTPDHGHNMAMLEITSPTAENTQSYTSTAVIPTSGGPPKQRITIIQNASISPTTRNKGQRSPSSDGSPCTPDRAISPFTMATYSRAMTPDSSGSVTPDRAMSPIQIVSVTTGTPDRSLSTEPVEVMGGHAVFRVTPERQSSWQVQRSNSSGPNVITTEDNKIHIHLGSPFIQSLNTTPQPVSPCYSPGQEQRTPVLSNGTPVKGNSKITSSITIKPTSKRPSQITIPLEAFRRPGPTRIPKPKAYSTKGTNSVVNPGQSNKXQPQTALSSEKALQGTQSSQQPKYGQWPH